Within Micromonas commoda chromosome 9, complete sequence, the genomic segment CCTCGGGGGTGGCTTTCGAGCCCCTACCGCGGGACGCGCATCCACCCGATAGCCCTcgcacgacgtcgaggactcCGACGATCCGCGCGGGGACTCGCGCGTGCCGAAACCCGAGCGAAGGGGCGAGCCCCCGCAGCCGTCGCGGAAAAGAATACTGGTAAGCGCGCAGCCCCGGCGCGCTTCCATCGGCTCGGATGGctcccatcgccgcggcgaagatgccGAGGACGACCCTGGCCGGTCGGATCCGATCGagcgtccacgacgccggggcggacgagcgcgaggtcgacgcgtccctcgcgctgctcgccgacgtggtCCTCCTCAAAGGTCTCATCGACGGAGCTCCCGACAAGACGCGACGACTATCGAGAGAGCCGTGTCCCCACGGCGCGAAGTATCGCTCGGCGTGCAGGGTGTGCAGCGCGTGTccgcacggtcgtcagcgctgCAGGTGTAAAGACTGCGGCGGGGCGTCGATATGTTCCCACGGTCGCAAGCGCACGACGTGCAgggagtgcggcggcggcgggctctgCGGGGCACACGCGAGGCAGCGATCGttgtgcaaggagtgcggcggcggttccaTCTGCGCGCACGGTCGCCGACGGGTGATATGTAAGGACTGCGGCGGGGCCGGGCTGTGTCCGCACGGTCGACAGCACCACGTGTGCAAGCCGTGCGGGGGGGCGTCCATCTGCGCgcacggccgccgccgcgaccgatgCAAGCCGTGTGTGGCAAAGAAGTTtatcgccgcgacgtccaaaTCTTAAAccaaggcgcgcgccgaggaggcgatgaCCGGCCcaatcgcggcgtcgtggacggaGGATAGTGCGGGGAGTGCGAAGGGTGACCTTCGGGGCGAAGCGCGGGCCGGTCCGAACGACGGTTGCGCGCGAGTTGATATGTTGTAACACTGGACTATGAAAGTTGGCACtgctcgtgctcgcgggcggGCAGACTGGTCAGGTCATGACTCTCCGCAGTCGCGTCACTTGGGTCAGACGGGGAGGCGCAGAGAGATGTGCTGCTGCCTGCCGCCGTGCTTCTGGTGGCTGTGTTTCACCCCGCGCGCTCTGCACAAAATCGGGGGCCCGCGGAGcctcgaggagatcgagcgGCAGCGGAAGAggcgggaggagcgcgcgcggcgacggcgctggtGGCGATGTCAACGCGCCCCCCCGGATGGAGAGCGAAACGGGGAAACCGCGACGGGGcaggtcgcgtcgcgcggcggcgagatcgagctcggcgagattcgcgtcgtcgaggacgacggaaGGCTCCAGAacgacgccgagaaggagatCGGCCCGGCGGACCCGGGGTGGCACGAGCGCATCCACTCCAAccccgcgttcgacgcgccggtgcccccgttcgtcccgctcgcggtggtgagCGAACCTCCCAAGACAAACAAGCACCACCTGTACAGACGAAAGGATTACCTGCTCTCCAGGAAACAGAGCCGGGAACGGGAGAGGGCGAAACGGAAGGTGGAGAAGGAGCTGgcgaggagcggcggcggcggaggcggaggggggacgtcgtcgggaaACCCCGGGGGGGAGgtcaccccgtcgccgcgagaaTCAGCCGGCTGATTGATTGATAGACTATTCATCTCTCGACTGATGATTGACGTTGACCTCAACCCTGACTTCAACCACTCACCCGCCGAGCAGCCAGCTGTActccgaacgcgtcgcggtcgcgtcgtaATCGCTCGTCGAgtcgctcgcgttcgtcgtccaATCGTACGACGCGTACGCCAAGCGcacgccgccccgcccgtccGCCAGCATCCCCTCCAACGCCGACCTCTCCGGGCGCCCCACCGGCATCCAACCGCGAATCCGTCCCagaacctcctcgtcggttCCCCCAAAGTCGCGAGCGTACCACCGAAAgatcgcggacgtcgtcaccgtccGCGTGGGCACGTCCACGAACGTCGAACCCTCCAcgaacgcctccgccgccgcctccagctccgACTCGACGTCCGCCGAGGTGTACGAAGACACCGGCGGACACGACTTAGCGCCGCAGTTGAGCGCGAAGTGGATCCGCGCGTCaaccggtgagtcaccgcccggtgagtcaccgcccggtgagtcaccgcccggaATTCGAACCGTCGCGAACCGAACCCTCgggtcggacgcggcgaacggccgGAACAGACGGTACGGCTCGCGTCTGTTCCCCCGCAGCAAACCGTGCTCGATGTCGCTCAGCGagtacgcgtcgccgccgacgcacagctggacgTCGTGAAAGAAGGTTCGCCGTTGGGCCCtggtcctcggcgcgccgaacgcggcgatcgcgagaCCCACAGTTAGGTTGTACGCGTTGATCAAGAACGCGAGGCGAGTCTTGCGACCCAAAGCGTCGAGACGAACTTGCCGCAAAGCGCACGCGCTCACCCGCAGACGTTCAAAGTCGGGCGTAGCTCTCACGGCGTCGTAGCGCACGGCACCCGGATTCGCAACGTCGGCGTGTGCGTCGCACAGCGACGTAAACTCCGCcctgagcgcggcgcacagctgtgccgggtcgtcgcgagcgagagcgtcgtcgcgtcggttGATCCAAGCCAGTCTCCACGGGTTCAACCAGCCCGGGTGATTATCCGGCTGGAGCCTGTAgagcgcgcgtcgttcgtcgcggaaACGAATTTtgaacgcgtgcgcggggttcgaaccgccgacctcgcggacgacctgCGCGTCGCACAGCCgctgcgcgaacgcggcggcggcttccctGCCCAAGTCGCTGGGGTGCTTgcggagcagcgcggtgacgagaTCGGCGCCGGTGAAGCACCGCCTTTGGACGACGCGCATCAACCCTCTGGGCGCGCTGTCTCCGACGCGCACGATCGATCGAAGCTCGCGTATCATCGCCACGAACCCGAAGCGGACGCCGTTCAGCGTGGCGACGatgggctcgtcgtcgtcgtcgtcgtcgtcgtcgtcgtggcggGGCATCGGCGGGCGGCtgggcgtgggcgtcgcgacggggtcgtcggcgtcgagcgcgagtcgcggcgtcgtcgggtccggcgcggcgagcgcttCTCGCACCCTTTCCAGGAACCCGTCCGGTccgagctccgcctccagcgcctccaggtcgtcggcgccgcccaccaCCTCGCGGTTGAAGAGCACCTGGGGCACCGAGGAGGATCCCGTCAGCGCGCGCTGGTCCGCGAgtcgcgcgggacgcgtcgtGAGGTCGATGACCGCGTACGGGACcccacgcgcgtcgaggaacgCCTTCGCCCTGGCGCAGTGCGAAcacccggcggaggcgaatACGGTGACGCGACCCATcctccgcgaacgcgcccgagCGAGTGAGTGAGATCCGGTAACAACGACGActgacgacggcgtccccggTTTTCACGTGCAGAACGTGAGCCCGTGTGATGGAAGAGACGATAAACCGCCGgtgcctcgggcgcgggccagtgtcggtccgccgccgccgccgccgacgtcggttctccgtcgacgagcgtcACGAGATCATGCGAGGCGTGTACCTGTCCACGCAGTACGGCGGCAGCGTGCGCTTCGCGCTCGGGTTCGTGGCGGggatcctcctccgcgagacCCACCTCCTGCGCAAGGGCCGGCGCCCGCCCAAATCGGTGCTCGTCCCCGTGCGAGGGTACAAGGGAACCTCCtccgccgatcgcgcccggGAGACGGAGGGACCGGACGCCGGGCCGCTTGTGTTCGTGCGCAGGCTCGAGGCCGGAGACTACGCCAAGGGCTTCatggagctcctcgccgtcctgaccacggtcggcgacgtcgccgagggcgatTTCATCCGGAGggtgcgcgacgtcgcgagcgggCCCGAGTACGTgtacgtcgtcgaggagaacGGGAGGATCATCGCCACCGGGACGCTGGTGGTGGAGCGCAAGTTCGCGAGGTcgtgcggcgtcgtcgggcacATAGAGGACATAGCGGTGCTGACGTCCGCGCAGGGGCGGGGGCTGGGCAAGGTGATCATCCACGCGCtcatgcgcgtcgcggagcggaTGGGATGTTACAAGGTGATCCTGGACTGCGCGGAGAAGAACGTCGCGTTTTACGAGAAGTGCGGCCTGACGCAGAAGGAGATCCAGATGGTCAAGTACTTCATCGACTGACCGTacgagcgggcggcggcgcccgagacTCCGTctcgcgatgacgtcgaccTTCAATAAAACGCTACGTACGACGCCGAATCTCTCGCCCCTTCCTTCCTTCCTTCCTTCCTTCCCTCCCTCTTCTCCCTCCCTTCCGTCCCACTCCTCCCCGGAGACGTCACGTGCCCggtcccgtcgtcggcgtgaaCGACTCCGCGATGGCTTTCGCGCCCGATATGTTCCACGTCTGGAACTGGCTCCGCACCAGCTTCGTCTCGGGGTCGAGAGAGTACACGGTGTGGCCCGAGTAAGGATCCACCCTGGGTTTCCACGGGAACCGTAAGTAGCCCTGCAACTGCCAGTCCGCCTCCACCGTGTTTGGCGACGTCACCTTGATGTCGTACAGGTCcacggacgacgtcgccggatcgAAGAGCAGGCCGAGGGCGGTGAGGTAGCGCGACAGGCCCACGACGTCGTTGGTGGGATCGGTGAACCTGCAGTCGTCCGCGAAGATCTCCCGCGTCAGGTTGCCGGTGACGAAGTACtgaccgtcgcggaggtcTCTCTCGAGCTGGTCGCGGACCTTCTCGGCGGTGAGGTCGGTGCGcttgtcgccgccgacgcgcttgacctcgccgagtggcgcgaggggcagcgccgaggcgcgtTGTTCGGGGCCGGATGGGGCCACCGCGGCAGccacgagggcgacgagcgcgtgccgTCTTCGAAGGTggacgggcggcgaggatggcgaggtggacgacgacgacgaggcctcggcgtcgccccgcggcgatgccgacgcggtgacggtgcgTCGACACGGGCCGCGGGGCGagaccgtcgcggccgcggtcgTGCGGGTGGTGGTCGTTATCGCGCTCATGCTCAGTGCTCGAGTTTCGATGGTGCTgtcctcgacgtcatcgATGTCTGAAAATATGTTCTGAtacgcgccgcgagccgtcACCTTTCGGGGTGCAATCTAGGGttccgccccgcgcgccccgcactgcgctcgacgcctccgcgcgttGGGCCCGGCGTTTTGGCGGGCATGTACAAGCGAGACCGCGGGGGCTTCGGTCCCCCCAAGGATCGCGACGATCGATACCGCAGGGTGCGTCCCGAGCTCGACCCGGTTCCCTCTCAATTTTCCGAACGGTGGGCTttcccgcccgcgcgagcgacttgcccgtcgtcgcgcgcgcgacttCCTTCCTACCCCCGCCGACCAAACCTCTCGACTCACCATTGTCCACCGCCTCCATCCCCCGCGTGCAACGACAGGACgacggtcgcgacgggccCGACGGGGGCGGAGCCCCGGGGGGGTGGGaccgcggccgaggaggcgcgccggGAGACAGGGACAggggcgaccgcggctggggagaccgcggcgggcacggcggcCCGGCACCGCACCGCCCCTCCATGATGTCCGGCTCGCACCCGAACGCGAGACCGTCGCTGCTGACCTCCCCGACGGGCAACCAGCGCCCGCGCATGCACATGCCCATGGGCCGCGCCAACGATCAGTTCTACCAATCGTCCAATCACTTCAACGACGatttcgacgaggagggcgagattgcggcggcgccgccgcagccggcGGGTCCGCCTCCGATGACGCACCCGCGGATGCAGGGGAAGACGTGCCACaggtgcggcggcgtcggccacTTCGCGCGCGACTGCCCCTCGTCCAGGGATAACAGGACGTGCAGGGTCTGCGGCGAGGTTGGACACATTGCGCGAGATTGCCCGATGAACCGACAGGGAGGACCGCCGCCCGTACAGAAGCCGAGCGACAGGGACTGGGACACCCCCAGGGAATCCAACAGGGACGCCGCCAGgaaccgcgagcgcgggtaTAACGAgcccgaccgcgcgccgccggtgcccatTCGCAAGAGCTTCAGCCACGAGCgatggggcggcggcggcgcgacgcgcgaagaCGGAGAGCTGACTGCTCCTTCATACGCAAAAAATGCACAAGAGGGCCCCCACGtttcgcgcgcggcggcccccgtggacgtcgaccGTCCCCCTCTTTccgtccctcctcgcggcgggggcgtcgagacggacggcggcggcggttacGCCGATCGCGGGGAGGTGGCTGTGACGCATCGCGGCGAATCGGTGAATCTCGGTGGTTTGACCCGATTCTCATCCGCGCCCCCCGGTCCCACCTCGCTCGACGACTTTGGGGctgcgggcgcggcggcgtccacgccgacgacgcacgccgccaagaagggcgggtggggcggcgggctcggcgccaaGGCTTCCGCGAGCAAGGGGGCTTGGGGGAAAGGTTTGGCGAGGTCCAAGTCGGCGctgcccggcgtcggcggcggcggcgacgactcgaaccagccgccgacgcccgcggacggcgcgaagggTGTCTCCTCTTTCGCGGtaccggcgccctcgccctccttcgcgTTCCCCGACGACGCTTCCAACCCGCCCTTGCCCGGcggcccgcccccgcccggccAGGAGATTCGTCAAGATTTgcgcaccccgccgccggactgGGAGGATCCAACGGCGAaagccgcgaggctcgccgcgttcagggcggacgccgccgcgaagaaggagctGGTGGATGACCTCGCGAAGAAAAAGGGCGACATCATGAccgcgatggaggagacggacgcggagattGAGAAGCTGGAGCTGGAGATTGCCGAGCTGGACGAGCGTGACGTGAACGATAAGgagcaggcggaggagcAGGCTCGGCACCAGGAGGCGCGACTGGACCGGGAGCTGGATAACCTCAAGCGGtcggtggagcgcgcggagagaaacgcggagaaggcggcggtggaggcggaggaggctaaGACCAAGGCGGAGAAGCTGCGCAAGAAGGCGGGTCTGAACAAAGCCGGCGAGATTGAcccggcggctgccgcggaggctgcggctcGATCGAGGCGATGCGCCGAGATGATCCAGGAGAtggtcaccggcgacgagccccgcgccgacgtcgtcgcgaggatCGTGCGCGCCAACGAACAAGTCGCGAACAAGTCCCACGACGGCCTCAAGCACACGTGCGGGTTGCCGCTGGCGAACGAGCTGCCCCGCGTCTccgtcgaggagatcgcggcgaGAAACTTCGCGACGGAGAACGACccgtcccgcgcgggggtgcgcgacgccgtcaaggACGTCttacgacgccgacgcgccgcggtggcggacaAGCAGCTCACGCTGGCGGTGACGTATCTCAAACGCCGCGAGAAGTGGCGCGTGCGCATGGTGGCGGCGGACAGAACGAGGCTGGAGAAGATGTACGGGGTCAAGCCGGGGGGTAAGCTGCCGACGCCCGGGTCGCGCGGCTCAGGCCGGCTCAACTCGTCCAtggcgggcgtcgccaaGTCGGATTACGAGGAGATGCAGATTTTGCAGCAGCTGCAGCGCGTGGAGGCGCTCAAATCCATCATCAAGCTCCCGCCGCAGGTTTTGGACCCGGAGGAGCGGCGGTTGGCGGCGTTCAAATCTCGCAacgccctcgtcgaggatcccgtcgccgaggtggacgcgctcaagctcgTCAGGCCGTggaccgccgaggagaagaagacgTTTCACGAAAAGTTTGCCTCGTTTGGCAAAAATTTCAaacgcatcgccgccttcaTCGACGGCCGCACCACCGCGGATTGCGTGGTGTACTACTACCAGCGGCAGAAGACGGACGACGGGTTCAAGGGCAGACGAagggcgctcgcgaagaagaagcgcgcgtacgccgaggcgaagcgaATGACGGGGGGCGCGTGGAGCAACAACGCGGCGGGtcaggcggcgcaggcggcgcagcaacgcgcgcagcgcgaggcgcagcagcgcgccatcgaggagcagcaggaggcggagcgcaaggctcgcgccgagaaGCGCAAGCAGGCCAGGGCGGGGACCGGTAAGACGCCCAAgagcgcgaagaaggcggccaagccggaggctgaggcggagggaggcgatgagggcgacgaggagtccAACAAACCCGTGTCCAGATCCGCGTCCGAGGCTGACCTCAGCACCAAAGGTCAGGCGTGGACCGCGAACGAGAAGAAgtcgttcctcgcggcgctcgccgagcacggcAAGGATTTcaaggcgatcgccgcggcggtggggagCAAGTCtcagacggcggcgaaggcgtttTTCGGAAAGCACAAAAAGTCGCTAAGCCTCGAGAAGATCGTGGACGATcacgccaaggccaaggccaaggaggagaagaagtcggcggcggcgaagaagaaggcgccCGCCAAGGACGAACCCGCGGAGAAACCcgagacgcccgcgccgggtggAGCGCAGGATCACGCGgctcacgcggcggcgggagcacagctggcggcggctcacgcggcggcggcggcggcggcgatggcggcgtacCAACAGGCTGTCgcagccggcgccgcggcgaccgacccGATGCTTcaggcgatgctcgcggggCAGATGCCCACGTCCGGGGTGGCGccggaccccgcggcgatgatggcgATGTTCCAAcaggcgatggcggcggcggcgggtggcgcgggcgctggcgctcCCGCGGTGAAGGCTGAAGAaacagccgccgccgccgcggctccttCGTTTTTCCCCTCGGCCGAGACCGGCGCCAAGCGCGcccgagacgacgacgacgacggggataaggagaaggcgagcaaggctgcgaagaaggaggacggggcgagcgcgcaggcgtcggcgggtccgccgctgagcacggcggcggcggcggcggcggcgcaggctgcCAAGGAGGGCGAGCTTCCGACCGCATCGCTCAAgtggggcgagggcgggggcgaggatTGAGCGCGAGTCGACGCGATTGtacgacgcacgcgcgcgcgtaaGTTAGCACGGATACGATTATGATCCGCGGATCGATTGATTAATACGTTTGCAGATCGCGGATCTTCGCTCGGGACCTCGTCTACTAGAGCTATAGCTCGCAATCACCTCGACTTTCTTCTCCCGGCCTTACTCTTCTTTTTACCTATGAAcccctcgacgtcctccaccgccatccccccctcgccgccggctccccCGCCGGCCCTCGGCCCCGCGAAATCCGCGCACTTACCAaccaccggcgcgggacCGAGCTCCGGGTGCGCGCCGGGCAACGGCTGGTCCAGCAAGTCGACCCTTCGAAAAGTCCGCGAGTCCATCCTGTCCACGTAgagcacgccgtcgaggtgaTCCATCTCGTGCTGGGCGATTCGCGCCTGCCATCCCTTCGCGACGAAGTCCACCGgcttgccgtcgccgccgtaccCACGGACCCGCACCTGCAGGTACCGCCTGACCTGCCGCGGTACCCCTGCACGCTGAGGCAGCCCTCGAAGAAAGCGCACGACTGGTTCGACACGGGGGTGACCGTGGGGTTGATGATAACCTTCGCCGGGAACGGGGCGCGCtcctgcgcgacgaggtcgtcctTGGAGACGTCGCTCATGCCTTCCTCGGTGTCCTCCATGACGAAGATGCGGTAGGGAACGCCAATCTgaggcgccgcgagcccgacgccgcgattgCGCATGATGGAGATCATCTCCTGTATCAGTTCCTGTATGGTGGCGCTGTCGATGCGGTCCAAGGGGATCTCCTCCGCCATCTGCCTCAGCACGGGGGTGCCGGCTTGCACGATCTCGCGTTGGCCCTTGGCGAGGTTTATCAAGTTGCCGAAAGCGTTCTGCGGCTTCTCGACCCACGTGCCGTCGGGCTTGGACTCGCCGTAGGCTGCCCTGACGTGGAGCGGgaccccgcgtcggcggtgttTGGCGGTGGCGGGTGTTCTCCGGGCGGTGCCGCGCGAGTTGGACCTCGGGGATCGCGCGACGGCCATCGCGTGGCTCGGGCAGATCGTCGCGGACATGTTCGGCGCGGATGAccggcctcgtcgacgttTGCGGGGGAGTGACGCGCGGTCGGGTCTGTGCGCGGCACTTTTTGTTATCCAACCCGGGTCCGCTGCTGGTTCTTCTGGTCTGGTGCTGTCTGCTGGTCAGGTTGGCCTGGCGCCTCTGAAATCGCATTTCGACTCGGTGGATCCGAGGATGCGGGATCACTTCTAAGCcggcacgcggcggtgcacgcgcggTCTGTCTCGATCCGCGGAGCcgcacgacgcgcgtcgacgaagtCACGTATCCGTAGAAGGATacgaacggcggcgtcgcgaacgagTGGGTcgagtcgcggcgcgctttCCGGGCACGCCCGATCCGAGGCGGGATTCTCCGTGGAGACCCCGAACCCTCTTGGATCGCGAGAGCGGAGCTTCGCTGGACTTCAGAGTTCGCGCTGGTTTTCTGTCCTAGGATAACAACCATAGAGTCTTCTGGAATCCCTTGAAGTACCACCGGTGTACCATCACGTCTCGGACGCGCACTTACCACCGACGCACCGCGGTTTCCGACTCACCCTCCTCCGCCAACCCTAAAATTCGCGATCCTTCTCAAATCCTGCGATTTCTCCCACCGCCTGCACACTGTGGAAGCGCACGAGAGTCTCTTAGGCATTCGACGCACGGGACGGGGAGCACATCGATCATTAGGACGTTGTCAACACTCaacacacacacacacacaaACACATCGCGAACCGAGTAACACTGTTCAACGCTCGACACCATGAGCGAAGCCGACGAGGTGTGCGCAGActacgccgacgcgctgaaAGATCTCCAGGTCAACTCCAAGCCGATGATCACCTCGCTCACCATGCTCGCCCAGGAActcggcgcgcacgacgtctccatcgcgtcgcggatcggcgagctcatcgagcggCACATTCGAACCTCCGCGCCGAAGGCTAAGCTCTGCGGGTTCTACCTCATGGACTCCATCGTGAAGAACGTCAAGGGCCACTACGTGAACTACTTTGCGCGAGGATTGAGCGACCTATTCATCAGCGTGTACCAGATTTCGGACCCTCAGACGCAGAAGAGCATGGCGCATCTGTTCGACACGTGGCGTGCGGTGTTCCCGCAGAGCACGCTCGAGCCCATCGAGCGCACCctgcccccgcgcccgcagAAGATCaggcttccgccgccgccgccggctgccGGCGGTTTCTACAACCAGCAGCAGGGTGGGTACCCGCTCCAGGCGCAGgggtacggcggcggcgcgtacgGCCATCAGCCCGGCATCAACGCCATGGCGCCCGCCTCCGCTGGCGCCATGCTCGCGTCCATGgtgcagggcggcggcgacatctcCGCGCTGCTGAATTCAATCGCAGCCGTCAAGAAGGCGACCACCGGCGGTTCCCCCGCGGGATCGGCGGGCGCACCGGGCGTCCCacgcccccccgcgccccccgccggaGCGCCCAAGggtctgcgcggcggcgattccCCCGGCGCATCCACCGGCGCCAGCAAGGAGAAccagccgccgaggctgggcGTGGACTTTGACCCGAgcagggacgacgaggctgagCTTCGCAGGCGGCGCGAGTACCTCATCGACGCGATGTACGCGGACAGGCCCCACCAGTGCGCCAGCACCGGGCGCAGGTTCGACGACAgggccgagctcgacgcgcacctcgacCTGCAGGCGCTTCGcaggaggaagaggaaggAGGGCTCCAGTTCTCGGCGATGGTGCGTCGACTCGGACGCTTGGatcgcgggagccgcggcggaggctgccgacgacgccccggcgtTCTTCGAGATTGAGcacgccaagaaggaggaggatgcTCGaaacgcggtggacgtgaactcgtcggtggcgaaggaggacgacgtgacGCATTGCGCGCTGTCGGGGGAGCCCTTCGAGGTTTTTTAcaacgaggacgaggacgagtggCACTTCaagagggcgacgcggctgccGAGGGATTACAAGGGCGTgcccgcgggttcgatcgtgctcgtcaccgcgcttCCGAAGGATGGAAactacgacgacgaagacgacgaggaggaagacgaggaaga encodes:
- a CDS encoding predicted protein; protein product: MSEADEVCADYADALKDLQVNSKPMITSLTMLAQELGAHDVSIASRIGELIERHIRTSAPKAKLCGFYLMDSIVKNVKGHYVNYFARGLSDLFISVYQISDPQTQKSMAHLFDTWRAVFPQSTLEPIERTLPPRPQKIRLPPPPPAAGGFYNQQQGGYPLQAQGYGGGAYGHQPGINAMAPASAGAMLASMVQGGGDISALLNSIAAVKKATTGGSPAGSAGAPGVPRPPAPPAGAPKGLRGGDSPGASTGASKENQPPRLGVDFDPSRDDEAELRRRREYLIDAMYADRPHQCASTGRRFDDRAELDAHLDLQALRRRKRKEGSSSRRWCVDSDAWIAGAAAEAADDAPAFFEIEHAKKEEDARNAVDVNSSVAKEDDVTHCALSGEPFEVFYNEDEDEWHFKRATRLPRDYKGVPAGSIVLVTALPKDGNYDDEDDEEEDEEEEEEEEEVVEEPAPEIKEEPEPATKKRKAAVKVKEEVKEEKVEAAVEPVATRRSKRRKSE